The Antarcticibacterium flavum genome contains the following window.
GTGCACAACGTGTAAAAGAGCTTTTACAGCGATATAAAGAATTACAGGATATCATTGCCATCCTTGGTATGGAAGAACTTTCTGAAGAGGATAAACTGGCTGTATCACGGGCAAGACGTGTACAACGTTTCCTTTCTCAGCCTTTCCACGTAGCAGAGCAGTTTACAGGTTTAAAAGGAGTTCTTGTTGATATTAAGGAAACAATAAAAGGTTTCAATATGATCATGGATGGGGAACTGGATCACCTTCCGGAAGCAGCCTTTAACCTTAAAGGAACTATTGAAGAGGCGATCGAGGCCGGTGAGAAAATGTTGGCAGAATCATAAATAGTATTGAGTATTGAGTAGTTAGTATTGAGAGCTTAGCTCCCGCACTACTACTCAATACTCAATTCTCATTACTCAATACTAGAAAAAATATGTATTTAGAAATAGTTACTCCTGAAGCAGTAGTATTTGGGGCTGAGGTTGAAGCAGTAAAAGTTCCCGGTGTCGATGGAGAATTCCAGATGCTTAATAATCACGCACCTATTGTTTCTCTTCTTATCGAAGGCGAGGTTAAGATAAATCTTGCGGCAGGAGCTGCTGCAGATATGAAAAAACTTTCGGATGCTTTTAGAAAAGAAGGGAATAATGTTCTTTACTATAATGTAAAGGGAGGAGTTCTTGAAATGAAAGATAATAAAGCCATTATTCTGGCAGATTAAGATATTGATAATATATTTTAAAAACCCTGTTGAGCGATCAACAGGGTTTTTAATTTATTAAATTTTAATATAAATATGCCGCTCCGGAGCTAACAAGGAGATTAGTTATACTATTCTTCTTTGTATTCCAAAATATCCCCTGGTTGGCAATCAAGGGCTTTGCAAATGGCCTCCAGGGTGGAGAACCTTACTGCTTTCGCTTTTCCCGTCTTGAGAATGGAGAGATTCGCATTGGTGATCCCAATGGCTTCTGCCAGCTCATAGCTCTTCATATTCCTTTCTTCAAGGATCCTGTCCAGGTTTATAAGAATTGGCATTTTATACTGTGAATTTATTTTCTTCCATCAAATTATTTCCTTCCTTAAATATTTCAGCAAGAATGAAAGCAATGAGGGCCACAAGTAAAATGTCAAGGGATACCGAAAAAGAAGTCGTTGCATGATTCCCAAATTCCCAATAATTAAAAATTGAAAAAGCAGTTATAAGTAGACAGTAATATCCAATATTCTTAAATGCATCAACATTCGCCTGATGGAATGTCTCAAGTTTTCTAACAGATTGTAAAACCTTCTGAAACTGACTAATTGAGAGATAAATTAAAAATAGAATCCCCGCAAACTTTAAATAATTAAAATATAAAGAGGCTAATTTCCAATCTGTAAATCTTAAGTCCTCCTCATGCGCAGGTATTTGGCCAGTGGAAGTTTCTGTTTTAATAAATACGATTGAATCTACCTCCGGCTTGTTTACCTTCCACTCACTATAAAAATCCGGTTCAAATTGGGAGTGAATAAAAACTGCAGTGATCATAATAATTGTAATACCAATAATTACTTTAAATAACTGGCAAAAGAAATTTGCGATGTTCAATAGTGAATTTCTGTTCATAGGAATTATGGCTAGTTTACTTAAATGAATGCCTTTTATAGGTTTACCAGATTTTAGGTCTATTAAACCGTTAAGTCGTTTTCCTGCTGCAAACTTCTCGCGTAACTGAACGCTTTTGAAAGAAGAAGGAAGAAAAGTCCTATTGCCAGGATAAACCAAACAGAATTAAAAGAAGAATCAAATGCTCCTCCCGCCTTAATTTCCCTCTCGAATACTATGGGCAATGTAAATTCCAGTATTATTTCAAATAAAACCGTAAAAATTAGTAATTGCCCAATTAACTTAAGTCCTGAGATTTGTAAAGGAGTGAAAAGTTTTCTCTTAAAAAAACTCCGAACCACCTTTCTCATAATATAGACAGCATAAATGAAAAGAGTGGAAATGAGGAGCTTTAAAAATATTCCAACTGCAAATGCAAAATTAAACTCTGTGATTTGATAATGATGAATAGTAAGATTAACGGGGATATCTGTAAAAAAATAAAATACAGTAAAAAGTAAGCGGAAAATTAGACCAATGAGGGTAAACCAGAATATTACGTCCAGTAAAGTTTTTAATAATACCGGAGGTTTCAAAACAGAAGATTTCATTTTTTTATTGTTTATCGATAACAAATGTAAATTATATTATTGATAAACAATAAAAAAAGCGAATATATATGTGTGGGATTTTTAATTCGCCAATCTCTCAGCAGCAACTGCTATCTTTTCCCCGGCTCCATTCACGGCGAGACGGGAGATGTTATGTAATTTGTATTCGGCCAGATCTGCTATCTGTATCCACTTGCTTTCTCCAAGCATATCATACATTAAAAGCTTATTGTCCTGGCCCGCCAGGATCCTGTTTTTATCCAGCCATACGTAATCCTGCACATCCTGGGGTAGCGCCGTGAGGAAATAACTTTCGGGCTCCCCATCTACGTTATCTATAAGATAGAGGTCCAGCTCATTTTGGTCATTTCTTACAGTGTAACTCATCGAGCCCGTTCCCGGAACTTTGTGCAGGGAACGACCTGCCCGGCTAACAATCTTCGTGGCGATATCCTCTTCGAGATCGAGTAAAACGAGGTCCATCCCCGTACCATTGAGGACAGTAGTAAGAATTCTCAATTCATCGTAAAAGGCGAAATAACCTATTTTAAGATCCTTGTGCAGCAATTTGGAGTCATCTTGCATCATCCAGTCATACCTGTAGAGCCTTTGAAGCCCTGTGGTGTCAAGTCTTACAGCGGCGACATCATTTGTACCGGGAATGCGGGCGGGAGAATATTCGCTGCCATGGCGTGTTATGCTTTTAATTTCTTCTTCGTGGATGCCAATATTATGTGCTGCAATTTCAGTTTGGCCATTAATGGTCCTGGAGTATAAGATAATATCGTTAGAATAAAAGGATGGCTGATTGTCATACCCGGGATTATTGGAAATATTTTTTCCGTTTTTGAATTGCAGTTCCTTGCCTTCAGCAACTATATCAAACACAAAGATCTCGGGATTTGAATTTTCCTGTGCCATTAGTGGAAAACACAGAATAATGATCGCATATTTGTAGTTTTAGGGAAGATATTTCAAAAAACATAAAACTTCGGCAATTCACACGAAGATTTTCTCAATAATTACATAAAAAATAATTACCATTTTTTCATATCCATCTCGAACTCCAGTCCTTTATTTGCAATTCTTATAAGCCGCTTTTGTTTATTGAACTTCAATAATAACTGTTATATTTGCGTATTACAGACATTTTAAATTACCACATGCTCGTAGCAATACTATTAGGATTTATATTTTCAATGTTAATGCCGGTGGCAGGAAAGTTCTTTAAAGGGAAATTTGCCATCGTTTCTTCCTTAGTCCCATTAGTATTGTTCGCATATTTTGCTCAATTCATACCACAGGTATCTAACGGTGACCTGGTGGTTCATAGCTATTCCTGGGTCCCTGCATTCGGGGTGAATCTCGATTTTAACCTGGATGGGCTTTCCCTTCTTTTCTCCTTAATGATCACGGGAATTGGATTCCTGGTCTTTGTTTATACGGCATCATATCTTAAGGGTCACGAATATCTGGACAGGTTCTATGGCTATTTGGGGATGTTTATGGCTGCCATGCTGGGGCTGGTATTGTCAGATAATCTTATATCCATGTTCATCTTTTGGGAACTTACGAGTATAAGTTCCTTTTTTCTCATAGGTTTTAATAATTCCAATCCTGAATCCCGTAGGAGCGCAGTCATGGCATTGGCAATTACAGGTTTTGGAGGACTTTTTCTCCTGGTAGGTGCCTTGTTCCTGGGAGCTGTGGGAGGTAGTTATAGTATCACAGAACTTTTAAGCTCAAGTGAGGCTATTGCAGATAGTCCTTATTACATTTTGATCGCGGTAATGATTTTCATGGCTGCCTTTACAAAATCTGCCCAGTTTCCCTTCCATTTTTGGTTGCCGGGGGCAATGAAGGCGCCCACTCCGGTTTCTACCTATCTGCATTCTGCAACGATGGTAAAGGCAGGTATATATCTCCTTATGAGATTAACCCCTGTGTTGGGTAGTACAGAATTCTGGAATTCTACCCTTTTAATTGTTGGGGCCATAACCATGACCTATGCAGCTGTCCACACCCTCTTTCGTACAGATCTTAAAGGAATATTGGCATATTCCACGATCTCTGCCCTGGGGATCCTGGTATTTCTTATTGGTCAGGGAACAGAAGGTGCATTACTTGCAGCTGCTGTCTTTATAGTTGTTCATGCTCTTTATAAGGCCACACTATTCCTTGTGACAGGAATAATAGATCATCAAACCCATTCCAGGGATGTAACCTTTCTTAAAGGTTTGCGCAAAGTTATGCTGCCGGTAGCCATAGCCGGTTTTCTGGCTGCAATTTCCAGTGCAGGAGTTCCTCCAACCATTGGTTTCCTTGGGAAGGAGCTCACCTATGAGAGTACCCTGGCGGTGGTGGGGACCCCAATTTTATGGATTGCGCTTATTCTTATTACGAAGATTCTTTTGCTACACGCAGGATTCGTGGCCGGTATTAGTCCTTTTATGGGGAAATTACCCGCCAAACTTCAAAATACAAAAACTCCCGGGCCTCTGTTATGGGTTCCTCCATTAATTTTAGCAACAGGTGGAATTCTGTTGGGAATTTTTCCCGGTCTTATAGATGGACCGCTTATAAAACCTGTGGTAACTGCAATGGGTGAAAATGTAGGAGATCAATACCTGGCATTATGGCATGGATTCAATACTGTCCTGTGGTTAAGCGTTGCTACTATCGTAATAGGTACAGTGCTGTATTTTGTATTAAAACCTTCTCAACGGCTGGTTGCCACTGCCGCGAGAGTTGAATTTCTATCGCCTAAATCCCTTATGACCGGAGCCTGGAATATTTTTAATACTATTTCCTCTTTTTGGACCGGGACTTTTCAAAATGGATATTTAAGAAATTATGTAAGCACAATTATGGTCTTTATGATTGGGCTTACAGGTTATGCACTCTGGAATACAGCTACCTTTTCAATAAACTTCTCCACATTAACAGATATTACCCTTTACGAAGTGGCTGTGGTAGGAATGATGATGATAGCTGTGATCTATACGGTGTTTACCAGGTCAAGACTAGCTGCGGTAGCTTCAATGGGGGTGGTTGGATTGGCGATATGTTTAGTGTTCGTCTTTTACAGTGCGCCAGATCTTGCAATGACACAGTTCTCCATAGATACTCTTACCGTGATCCTGTTTGTACTTGTATTATACAGGTTGCCAAGATATCTTAAGCTATCAAATTATAAGACCAGGATAAAGGACGGGGTGCTTTCCATTGCCTTTGGGGCTATTATAACTGTGCTTGTGCTGGAAGTCCTTGCAGAACCTGTGGGGTCTGAAATTAGTGATTACTATGCCCAAAATGCATATGTGCTTGCCCATGGAAAGAATGTGGTGAATGTTATATTGGTCGATTTTAGGGGGAGTGATACCTTTATGGAGATCGCAGTACTTGCAATTGCTGCAATAGGAGTGTTTGCTTTACTGAAACTAAGGTTAAAGGAAACAGACCAACGCTAAAGAAATAAAAATGAGAACAATAATATTAAAAACAGCCTCTTCCTATCTTTTACCGGTATTGCTGTTATTTTCTGTATTTATACTTCTACGCGGGCATTATTTGCCGGGTGGGGGATTCGTTGGAGGTCTAATAGCCTCGATTGCATTTGTCTTGCATGCATTTGCAAATGGCTTGTCCAATACAAAGACACTTTTAAAATTTCACCCGGGCTTTTTGATGCCCGTGGGGCTCGCTCTCGCCTTTTTGAGCGGGATGGCTCCCTTTTTATTCGGTTTACCTTTTATGACCGGGTTATGGTATCCTGATTCTATTCCGGTTATTGGATCCCTTGGTTCGGCATTATTTTTTGACATAGGGGTGTACCTGGTGGTGATTGGGGTTACCCTTACAATTATTTTTACAATAGCAGACACTATTTAATATGGAAATAGTATTAGCAATAATGATTGGTGTGCTGTATGCAGCAGGGATATATATGATCCTGCGGCGCAGTCTTGTAAAGCTTATTCTTGGGATCATTATCCTGGGAAATGGTGCCAATTTGCTTATTTTTTTACTGGGACGAATCACAAAAGGTAAGCCGCCACTTATACCAGGCAACCTTAAGGTGTTCGAGGAAGCGTATGCCGATCCTATCCCCCAGGCATTGATATTAACTGCGATCGTTATAAGCTTTG
Protein-coding sequences here:
- a CDS encoding FoF1 ATP synthase subunit delta/epsilon codes for the protein MYLEIVTPEAVVFGAEVEAVKVPGVDGEFQMLNNHAPIVSLLIEGEVKINLAAGAAADMKKLSDAFRKEGNNVLYYNVKGGVLEMKDNKAIILAD
- a CDS encoding helix-turn-helix domain-containing protein; the protein is MPILINLDRILEERNMKSYELAEAIGITNANLSILKTGKAKAVRFSTLEAICKALDCQPGDILEYKEE
- a CDS encoding DUF2975 domain-containing protein, with product MNRNSLLNIANFFCQLFKVIIGITIIMITAVFIHSQFEPDFYSEWKVNKPEVDSIVFIKTETSTGQIPAHEEDLRFTDWKLASLYFNYLKFAGILFLIYLSISQFQKVLQSVRKLETFHQANVDAFKNIGYYCLLITAFSIFNYWEFGNHATTSFSVSLDILLVALIAFILAEIFKEGNNLMEENKFTV
- a CDS encoding DUF2975 domain-containing protein; protein product: MKSSVLKPPVLLKTLLDVIFWFTLIGLIFRLLFTVFYFFTDIPVNLTIHHYQITEFNFAFAVGIFLKLLISTLFIYAVYIMRKVVRSFFKRKLFTPLQISGLKLIGQLLIFTVLFEIILEFTLPIVFEREIKAGGAFDSSFNSVWFILAIGLFFLLLSKAFSYARSLQQENDLTV
- a CDS encoding TolB-like translocation protein; translation: MAQENSNPEIFVFDIVAEGKELQFKNGKNISNNPGYDNQPSFYSNDIILYSRTINGQTEIAAHNIGIHEEEIKSITRHGSEYSPARIPGTNDVAAVRLDTTGLQRLYRYDWMMQDDSKLLHKDLKIGYFAFYDELRILTTVLNGTGMDLVLLDLEEDIATKIVSRAGRSLHKVPGTGSMSYTVRNDQNELDLYLIDNVDGEPESYFLTALPQDVQDYVWLDKNRILAGQDNKLLMYDMLGESKWIQIADLAEYKLHNISRLAVNGAGEKIAVAAERLAN
- a CDS encoding putative monovalent cation/H+ antiporter subunit A, encoding MLVAILLGFIFSMLMPVAGKFFKGKFAIVSSLVPLVLFAYFAQFIPQVSNGDLVVHSYSWVPAFGVNLDFNLDGLSLLFSLMITGIGFLVFVYTASYLKGHEYLDRFYGYLGMFMAAMLGLVLSDNLISMFIFWELTSISSFFLIGFNNSNPESRRSAVMALAITGFGGLFLLVGALFLGAVGGSYSITELLSSSEAIADSPYYILIAVMIFMAAFTKSAQFPFHFWLPGAMKAPTPVSTYLHSATMVKAGIYLLMRLTPVLGSTEFWNSTLLIVGAITMTYAAVHTLFRTDLKGILAYSTISALGILVFLIGQGTEGALLAAAVFIVVHALYKATLFLVTGIIDHQTHSRDVTFLKGLRKVMLPVAIAGFLAAISSAGVPPTIGFLGKELTYESTLAVVGTPILWIALILITKILLLHAGFVAGISPFMGKLPAKLQNTKTPGPLLWVPPLILATGGILLGIFPGLIDGPLIKPVVTAMGENVGDQYLALWHGFNTVLWLSVATIVIGTVLYFVLKPSQRLVATAARVEFLSPKSLMTGAWNIFNTISSFWTGTFQNGYLRNYVSTIMVFMIGLTGYALWNTATFSINFSTLTDITLYEVAVVGMMMIAVIYTVFTRSRLAAVASMGVVGLAICLVFVFYSAPDLAMTQFSIDTLTVILFVLVLYRLPRYLKLSNYKTRIKDGVLSIAFGAIITVLVLEVLAEPVGSEISDYYAQNAYVLAHGKNVVNVILVDFRGSDTFMEIAVLAIAAIGVFALLKLRLKETDQR
- a CDS encoding Na+/H+ antiporter subunit B: MRTIILKTASSYLLPVLLLFSVFILLRGHYLPGGGFVGGLIASIAFVLHAFANGLSNTKTLLKFHPGFLMPVGLALAFLSGMAPFLFGLPFMTGLWYPDSIPVIGSLGSALFFDIGVYLVVIGVTLTIIFTIADTI
- a CDS encoding Na+/H+ antiporter subunit C; this translates as MEIVLAIMIGVLYAAGIYMILRRSLVKLILGIIILGNGANLLIFLLGRITKGKPPLIPGNLKVFEEAYADPIPQALILTAIVISFGLQSFAIILIKRAYKVVKTDDLDEMNAIDQDS